A region from the Bacillota bacterium genome encodes:
- a CDS encoding DUF72 domain-containing protein translates to MILVGTSGFSYRDWVGEFYPEGTKPGDMLYYYARHFPVVELDFSYYAMPSARTMSSLDRKTPEGFLFCIKAHKSMTHEINQEKPQDAFLQFLDGIAPIIQANKLGCILLQFPWGFKNTPENIDYVRRLPDFLPNLPLIVEFRNISWFRGNIFTILRSEGLGFCIVDEPRLKGLVPPIVKVTSRISYVRFHGRNAEKWWKHTEAWERYNYLYSEEELKEWVPRIKHLDSLTEITFVFFNNCHAGHAVRNALMLQALGL, encoded by the coding sequence ATGATTCTTGTTGGCACATCGGGATTCAGCTACAGGGACTGGGTAGGCGAGTTCTATCCTGAGGGCACGAAACCGGGAGATATGCTCTACTATTATGCACGACATTTCCCAGTTGTGGAACTTGACTTTAGTTACTATGCCATGCCCTCTGCTCGAACCATGTCCTCTCTTGACAGAAAGACGCCCGAGGGATTCCTCTTCTGCATAAAGGCCCATAAAAGCATGACACATGAGATCAACCAGGAGAAACCGCAGGATGCTTTCCTTCAGTTCCTGGATGGAATAGCGCCGATCATTCAGGCAAATAAGCTCGGATGCATACTTCTTCAGTTTCCCTGGGGATTTAAGAATACCCCCGAAAATATCGATTATGTTCGTAGGCTCCCCGATTTTCTTCCTAACCTCCCTCTGATCGTAGAATTCAGGAACATAAGCTGGTTCAGGGGCAACATATTCACCATCCTGCGATCGGAGGGCCTTGGATTTTGCATAGTTGATGAGCCCAGACTTAAGGGGCTTGTGCCGCCCATAGTTAAGGTGACCTCGCGCATATCTTATGTGAGATTCCACGGGAGAAACGCGGAGAAATGGTGGAAGCATACCGAAGCCTGGGAAAGATACAATTATCTTTATTCTGAGGAAGAACTCAAAGAATGGGTCCCCCGCATAAAGCATCTGGATAGCCTCACCGAGATCACATTTGTCTTCTTCAACAACTGTCATGCGGGGCATGCGGTAAGAAATGCGCTCATGCTGCAAGCCCTGGGCCTGTGA
- a CDS encoding DUF5009 domain-containing protein yields MSSPKGRLMSLDALRGFDMFWIIGARGIVDGLMGLGLPGTGFLINQLTHSEWDGFTFYDLIFPLFIFIVGVSLVFSLRRRLERGDDHIAILRHVATRALILFLLGIFYNIDFGRLPAIGPLRVMGVLQRIALAYFFASILALKTHVRVQAAVAAGLLFGYWLIMRFIPVPGMEVGVLAPGYNLAAYVDSHLLPGHLYYGTWDPEGILSTLPAIATCLLGVLAGHWLSAEYAPGGHTLAGERKAGALFLSGAIVTVLGLLAGLIFPINKSLWTSSFALLTGGISAMLLAVFYWIIDVRGHRRWAFPFVVIGLNSIAIYLAVDIIPFGSIAKFLVGTHIAPLFGRGQELFEAGVQLFMEWLILYWMYRKRIFIRL; encoded by the coding sequence TTGTCATCACCAAAGGGTCGCCTTATGTCCCTTGACGCTCTTCGTGGTTTTGATATGTTTTGGATCATTGGAGCGCGGGGAATTGTGGATGGTCTGATGGGCCTTGGGCTTCCAGGTACTGGATTTCTGATCAATCAATTGACGCATTCAGAATGGGATGGCTTTACTTTTTATGATCTGATCTTTCCGTTATTCATCTTCATAGTGGGGGTATCACTAGTATTCTCACTCCGGAGACGTCTCGAGCGCGGGGATGACCATATTGCTATTCTGCGACATGTCGCCACGCGCGCCTTGATCCTTTTTCTATTAGGAATCTTTTACAATATCGATTTTGGTCGGTTGCCAGCCATAGGACCATTGCGCGTGATGGGCGTGCTCCAACGGATAGCGCTAGCATATTTTTTTGCTTCAATTCTGGCGCTTAAGACCCATGTAAGGGTCCAGGCCGCCGTTGCCGCGGGACTCCTGTTTGGTTACTGGCTTATCATGCGTTTTATCCCAGTGCCGGGGATGGAAGTCGGGGTGCTGGCGCCTGGGTATAATCTGGCTGCCTATGTGGATTCTCACTTGCTGCCGGGGCATCTTTATTATGGCACCTGGGATCCTGAGGGCATATTGAGTACTTTGCCGGCTATTGCCACATGCTTGTTAGGTGTTCTGGCCGGGCATTGGTTGAGTGCAGAATATGCGCCCGGAGGCCATACGCTGGCAGGTGAGAGGAAAGCTGGCGCCCTATTCCTTTCAGGAGCGATTGTAACAGTACTTGGGCTTCTGGCCGGATTGATATTTCCAATTAATAAGAGCCTATGGACAAGCTCCTTTGCCCTGCTTACCGGCGGGATAAGCGCTATGCTGCTGGCTGTGTTTTATTGGATCATAGATGTCCGGGGACATAGAAGATGGGCCTTCCCCTTTGTGGTGATAGGGCTGAATTCCATAGCGATATATCTGGCGGTTGATATCATTCCATTTGGCTCTATCGCCAAATTCCTCGTCGGCACACATATCGCGCCCCTCTTCGGAAGAGGGCAGGAACTATTTGAAGCTGGTGTCCAGCTCTTCATGGAATGGCTCATTCTTTACTGGATGTACCGGAAGCGGATCTTCATCCGTCTTTAG